A window of Sphingobacterium sp. SRCM116780 contains these coding sequences:
- a CDS encoding 30S ribosomal protein THX, with protein sequence MGKGDIKSKKGKIANGSYGNRRPQEKPKVEIAAKPARVAKEKPPKTEKPKAKAKK encoded by the coding sequence ATGGGAAAAGGCGATATCAAAAGTAAAAAAGGAAAAATTGCAAATGGATCTTATGGTAACAGGCGTCCACAAGAAAAACCAAAGGTAGAAATTGCTGCGAAACCAGCTCGGGTTGCGAAAGAAAAACCTCCAAAAACAGAAAAGCCAAAAGCGAAGGCTAAAAAATAA
- a CDS encoding YwbE family protein, with the protein MDGKTRAAIKPGMLVHIILKKDQRSGELTEGIVKDLLTSAAYHHRGIKVRLMDGQIGRVAEIIEDDF; encoded by the coding sequence ATGGATGGAAAAACAAGAGCAGCTATTAAACCAGGGATGTTGGTTCATATTATTCTGAAGAAAGATCAACGTTCAGGTGAACTTACAGAGGGTATCGTAAAGGATTTATTAACCTCCGCTGCTTATCATCACAGAGGAATAAAAGTTCGCTTGATGGACGGGCAAATAGGTCGCGTAGCAGAGATTATTGAGGATGACTTTTAA
- a CDS encoding RluA family pseudouridine synthase, producing MRENETRLFKFPKFSDLIVFEDDNLIVINKPPFVASLDEREGGEVNVLRLAKKYYADAQICHRLDKETSGLLLIAKNPETYRAVSIEFEKRRVNKTYHAIIGGTHTFTDLKVDLPILNQGNKNVSIDRTNGKAAVTIFNSIRYFNHFTLVECKPITGRMHQIRIHLATQHAAIVGDDMYRGKPVYLSQIKKRGFTMSKNEEEQPIMKRFALHSKYVDFTIDGKKYEFEAPYPKDFATLLKQLEKFDS from the coding sequence ATGAGAGAAAACGAAACTCGCTTATTTAAATTTCCGAAATTTTCTGATCTAATTGTTTTTGAAGATGATAACTTGATTGTCATCAATAAACCGCCTTTTGTGGCATCTTTGGATGAACGAGAGGGAGGAGAGGTTAATGTTTTACGATTGGCAAAAAAATATTATGCTGACGCTCAAATTTGTCATCGGTTAGATAAGGAAACTTCAGGTTTGTTGCTGATTGCGAAAAATCCAGAAACTTATCGTGCTGTATCTATTGAATTTGAAAAACGTCGGGTCAATAAAACTTACCATGCCATAATTGGAGGCACACATACTTTTACAGATCTTAAGGTTGATCTTCCAATTTTAAATCAGGGCAATAAAAATGTATCTATTGATCGTACAAATGGTAAAGCTGCGGTAACAATTTTTAATTCAATTCGATATTTTAATCATTTTACATTAGTCGAATGTAAACCGATTACTGGTCGTATGCATCAGATACGTATTCACTTAGCAACTCAACATGCTGCTATCGTGGGAGATGATATGTATCGTGGAAAACCTGTGTATTTATCGCAGATCAAAAAACGTGGATTTACCATGTCTAAAAATGAGGAAGAACAACCGATTATGAAACGTTTTGCTCTTCACTCCAAATATGTGGATTTTACAATAGATGGTAAGAAGTATGAATTTGAAGCCCCTTATCCAAAAGATTTTGCTACTTTATTAAAGCAATTGGAAAAATTTGATTCTTAA
- a CDS encoding TlpA family protein disulfide reductase, protein MTPKTKKIIGNSLFVVLILLLIWPTSRAYFQQGLMKIGLFKPSLEKPKEADLKKVVPTAKAISFKNDKGEIVHMDDLKGKVVFINFWATWCPPCVAEMPSIGTLYEKLKDNKDVVFLIVEIEGEAEKAKAFMQEKKLNLPVYYPNSEIPQDWLGGSIPTTLMINKYGEIAAKHEGLADYSRQEVFDFIIELTKK, encoded by the coding sequence ATGACTCCAAAAACGAAAAAAATAATAGGAAATTCTTTATTTGTGGTGCTTATTTTGTTATTGATTTGGCCAACTAGTAGAGCTTATTTTCAACAAGGTTTAATGAAGATTGGTTTATTTAAACCTTCACTCGAAAAACCTAAAGAGGCTGATTTAAAAAAAGTTGTACCTACTGCAAAAGCAATTTCTTTTAAAAATGATAAAGGAGAGATTGTCCATATGGATGATTTGAAGGGAAAAGTTGTATTTATTAATTTTTGGGCGACATGGTGTCCTCCTTGTGTTGCTGAGATGCCTTCCATTGGAACTTTATATGAAAAATTGAAAGATAATAAAGATGTTGTTTTTCTTATTGTAGAAATCGAAGGAGAGGCAGAAAAGGCAAAAGCTTTTATGCAGGAAAAGAAATTGAACTTACCGGTATACTATCCAAATTCTGAAATTCCTCAAGATTGGTTAGGTGGTTCAATACCTACAACATTAATGATAAACAAGTATGGGGAAATTGCAGCTAAACACGAAGGCTTAGCAGACTATTCCCGTCAAGAGGTTTTCGATTTTATTATTGAATTAACAAAAAAGTAA
- a CDS encoding 1-deoxy-D-xylulose-5-phosphate reductoisomerase, protein MNIKGIAVLGSTGSIGTQTLDVVRAFPDRFKVVVLTCGSNAELLVAQALEFSPKAVVITDTAQSDFVKSKLHHTSISVYSGMDALEEVVQFEEIAMVLNAIVGAAGLRPTVKAIASGKDIALANKETLVVAGELVMDLARKYQVKMLPVDSEHSAIFQCLAGEETNPIEKIYITASGGPFRGMNRSLLATVKKEHALKHPNWVMGAKITIDSASLMNKGLEVIEAKWLFDLEVDQVDVIVHPQSIVHSLVQFQDGSMKAQLGLPDMKLPIQYALTYPNRLQNSFERFNFLDYPQLTFEKPDLETFKNLALAYDSLRKKGNCACVLNAANEIVVDSFLKDKISFLGMSDVIEEVLAKVNYLARPSLDDYIETDYMARRIAKEIIN, encoded by the coding sequence TTGAACATAAAGGGAATTGCTGTTTTAGGTTCGACGGGTAGTATTGGTACACAAACCTTAGATGTGGTTAGAGCTTTTCCTGATCGTTTTAAGGTTGTTGTATTGACTTGTGGTTCAAATGCGGAACTGTTAGTCGCACAGGCCTTAGAATTCTCTCCTAAAGCAGTTGTGATTACCGATACTGCGCAATCTGATTTTGTAAAGTCTAAATTACATCATACCTCAATTTCGGTTTATAGTGGTATGGACGCGTTGGAAGAGGTGGTGCAATTTGAAGAGATTGCCATGGTTTTAAATGCCATAGTCGGAGCTGCTGGATTACGCCCAACTGTAAAAGCTATTGCCTCTGGGAAAGATATTGCTCTTGCTAATAAAGAGACTTTGGTTGTTGCTGGAGAATTGGTGATGGATTTGGCGAGAAAATATCAGGTGAAGATGTTACCTGTTGATTCGGAGCATTCGGCTATCTTTCAATGCCTGGCAGGGGAAGAGACAAATCCGATTGAAAAAATATATATAACGGCTTCAGGAGGTCCTTTTCGAGGAATGAATCGTTCTTTATTAGCAACAGTTAAAAAAGAGCATGCCTTAAAACATCCGAACTGGGTAATGGGAGCAAAGATTACAATCGATTCTGCTTCTTTAATGAATAAAGGTTTAGAGGTTATTGAAGCAAAATGGTTATTTGATTTAGAGGTTGATCAAGTTGATGTTATTGTGCATCCCCAATCGATTGTACATTCACTTGTCCAATTTCAAGATGGATCAATGAAAGCACAATTGGGATTACCCGATATGAAATTACCCATACAATATGCACTGACTTATCCAAATCGTTTACAAAATAGTTTTGAGCGTTTCAATTTCTTGGATTACCCACAATTGACATTTGAAAAGCCAGATTTGGAAACTTTCAAAAATCTGGCTTTAGCCTATGATTCTTTGCGAAAAAAAGGTAACTGTGCATGTGTTTTAAATGCTGCTAATGAGATTGTTGTTGATTCTTTCTTGAAGGATAAGATTAGCTTTTTAGGTATGAGTGATGTGATCGAAGAGGTATTAGCAAAAGTAAATTATCTTGCAAGACCAAGTCTAGATGATTATATTGAGACCGATTATATGGCAAGGAGGATTGCAAAAGAAATAATCAATTAA
- the rseP gene encoding RIP metalloprotease RseP: MGVLIMVGQVILGLSILIVLHELGHFLAARAFGIKVEKFYLFFDAWGVKLFKFNYKGCEYGIGWLPLGGYVKIAGMIDESMDTEQLKGEPQEWEFRSKPAWQRLIVMLGGIIVNVIVGVVVFWMLLFKMGTTDIKIDQLVNGIVPGEIGKSIGLQTGDRILAIDGTKIENYSDLISSKLLMGGVDLTVNRAGAETKIHVPADILNTIADKKDEKFIEPRMRMTGLAATQPGSEAVKMGLVKGDSIIAVDNMPISFFDQLKDQLKTKVGKTVELKLIRNGQEQTLKGTVPADAILGFNVNPDYSIKTFTVQYGLLESLPLGAKRAFTVITDNAKGFGKIFKGEIRADKALSGPVGIAQLFGTEVDWVRFWSLVGMLSMALAFMNLLPIPALDGGHVVFLLIEMIQGKPLSEKFLEKAQMVGFFILLALMVFIFGNDIFKLFK, from the coding sequence ATGGGTGTTTTAATTATGGTCGGACAAGTGATTTTAGGCTTGTCAATTTTAATTGTGTTACATGAGCTGGGACACTTTTTAGCGGCACGAGCTTTTGGAATCAAAGTAGAAAAGTTTTATTTATTTTTTGATGCTTGGGGTGTAAAGTTATTTAAGTTCAATTATAAAGGATGTGAGTATGGTATTGGTTGGTTGCCATTAGGTGGCTATGTTAAAATTGCAGGTATGATTGATGAGTCAATGGATACCGAGCAATTGAAAGGCGAACCTCAAGAATGGGAATTCCGTTCAAAACCAGCTTGGCAACGTTTGATCGTGATGCTTGGTGGTATCATTGTTAACGTGATCGTGGGAGTGGTTGTCTTTTGGATGTTACTATTCAAAATGGGAACTACAGATATTAAAATCGATCAGTTGGTAAATGGAATCGTTCCTGGTGAAATAGGTAAATCTATAGGTCTACAAACAGGTGACCGAATTTTAGCTATAGATGGGACAAAAATCGAGAATTATTCAGATTTAATCAGTTCGAAATTGTTAATGGGTGGTGTTGATTTAACTGTTAACCGTGCGGGTGCAGAGACTAAAATTCATGTTCCTGCTGATATCCTGAATACCATTGCTGATAAAAAAGATGAAAAGTTTATCGAACCTCGTATGCGGATGACTGGTCTTGCTGCAACTCAGCCAGGATCTGAGGCCGTGAAGATGGGGCTTGTTAAAGGAGATAGTATTATTGCTGTTGATAATATGCCGATAAGCTTCTTTGATCAATTAAAGGATCAATTAAAAACGAAGGTTGGTAAGACTGTCGAATTAAAACTTATTCGCAATGGACAAGAGCAAACGCTGAAAGGTACAGTTCCAGCTGATGCTATCTTAGGTTTTAACGTTAATCCAGATTATTCTATTAAAACCTTTACCGTGCAATACGGACTGTTGGAATCTTTACCTTTGGGTGCGAAGAGAGCTTTTACTGTAATTACGGACAATGCAAAAGGTTTTGGTAAAATTTTCAAAGGAGAAATACGGGCAGATAAAGCGCTTTCAGGACCAGTAGGTATTGCGCAATTATTTGGAACTGAAGTTGACTGGGTAAGATTTTGGTCATTAGTAGGGATGTTGTCAATGGCTTTGGCATTTATGAATTTATTGCCTATTCCAGCATTAGACGGTGGTCACGTTGTTTTCTTATTGATTGAGATGATTCAAGGAAAACCATTAAGTGAGAAATTTTTGGAGAAAGCACAAATGGTTGGCTTCTTCATTCTGCTTGCTTTGATGGTCTTTATTTTTGGGAATGATATTTTTAAATTATTTAAATAA
- the guaA gene encoding glutamine-hydrolyzing GMP synthase: protein MPEKIIILDFGSQYTQLIARRVRELNVYCEIHPFNNLPEFDETVKGVILSGSPYSVRQEDAPQIDFKSIQERFPLLGVCYGAQYIAQQSGGEVLPSEIREYGRANLQFVNAENELLTGVPVQSQVWMSHGDTIKEVPANFEIIASTDKVRVAAYQVVGTRTYGIQFHPEVTHSTDGVVLLKNFVVNICGCEQAWTPDAFAETTVAALKEQLGDDHVILALSGGVDSTVAAVLLHQAIGKNLHCIFVDHGLLRKNEFEQVLDSYKNMGLNIKGINAKELFFSRLAGVSEPEQKRKIIGNSFIDVFDEAAKEIQKELPEGVEAKWLGQGTIYPDIIESVSVKGPSATIKSHHNVGGLPDFMKLKVVEPLKTLFKDEVRRVGKTLGVDPAILGRHPFPGPGLAIRILGDITEDRVRIVQEADDIFIRNLKEAGWYDKVWQAGTIFLPVRSVGVMGDERTYEHVVSLRAVGSLDGMTADWIHLPYDLLAKISNEIINHVKGINRVVYDISSKPPATIEWE from the coding sequence ATGCCAGAAAAAATTATAATTCTTGACTTTGGTTCGCAATACACGCAATTAATTGCGCGTCGTGTAAGAGAACTTAATGTATACTGTGAAATTCATCCTTTCAACAATCTGCCTGAATTTGACGAAACTGTAAAAGGTGTTATCCTATCAGGAAGTCCCTATTCAGTAAGACAAGAGGATGCTCCTCAAATAGATTTTAAATCAATTCAAGAGCGTTTTCCTTTATTGGGAGTTTGTTATGGTGCACAATATATCGCTCAACAATCTGGAGGTGAAGTTTTACCTTCTGAGATTCGCGAATATGGTCGTGCTAATTTACAATTTGTGAATGCTGAGAATGAATTATTAACAGGTGTACCTGTTCAATCTCAAGTATGGATGTCACATGGTGATACAATAAAAGAAGTTCCTGCTAATTTTGAAATTATAGCAAGTACAGATAAAGTTCGCGTTGCTGCTTATCAAGTGGTGGGTACGAGAACTTATGGTATTCAGTTTCATCCAGAGGTGACGCATAGTACAGATGGTGTTGTGCTATTGAAGAATTTTGTTGTCAATATTTGTGGATGTGAGCAAGCATGGACACCAGATGCTTTTGCTGAAACAACAGTGGCTGCTTTAAAGGAACAATTGGGTGATGATCATGTTATCTTGGCTTTGTCAGGAGGAGTGGACTCTACTGTTGCTGCAGTTTTATTACATCAGGCGATAGGAAAAAATCTACATTGTATATTTGTAGATCATGGTTTACTACGTAAAAATGAATTCGAACAAGTGTTGGATTCCTATAAGAATATGGGACTTAACATCAAAGGTATAAACGCAAAAGAATTATTCTTTAGTCGTTTAGCTGGTGTTTCTGAACCTGAGCAAAAACGTAAAATTATTGGTAATTCTTTCATTGATGTATTTGATGAAGCTGCGAAAGAGATTCAAAAAGAATTGCCAGAAGGTGTTGAAGCGAAATGGTTAGGTCAAGGTACGATCTATCCAGATATTATTGAATCCGTTTCAGTAAAGGGTCCATCGGCAACGATCAAATCACACCACAATGTTGGAGGTTTACCTGATTTCATGAAATTGAAAGTGGTAGAACCCTTGAAAACTTTATTTAAAGATGAGGTAAGACGTGTGGGAAAAACGTTAGGTGTTGATCCTGCTATTTTAGGAAGACATCCTTTTCCTGGACCTGGTTTAGCGATTCGTATTTTGGGTGATATTACGGAAGATCGCGTTCGCATTGTACAAGAAGCAGATGATATTTTTATCCGTAATCTAAAAGAGGCAGGATGGTATGATAAAGTTTGGCAAGCTGGCACGATTTTTCTTCCCGTTCGTTCTGTAGGTGTGATGGGAGATGAGCGTACTTATGAACATGTGGTTAGTTTACGTGCGGTAGGTTCATTGGATGGAATGACTGCAGATTGGATTCACTTACCTTATGACTTGTTGGCTAAGATTTCAAATGAAATTATTAACCATGTTAAAGGAATTAATAGAGTAGTATATGACATCAGTTCTAAACCACCAGCAACGATTGAGTGGGAATAA
- a CDS encoding tetratricopeptide repeat protein: MIKTINVLLLTCLLTASHVLSAQEKEANVATTAEVVVPEVSSLSNSSDDSYQVAWDLYKAEKYEEALKVINKLIAKDKGNVAYYQVKCYILIGLKRNADIITTATKGLELDAEYHSFYDIRGNTYYFDLKPELARSDYQKMIQLKQDNARYFNNFLKLLNEMRKDDDMINVFELFENSVKSGEDIEEPHYIADVYFYGALAYQRKKDNLKAVELLSKAIENSPEAAMYYNNRGLIFQDLEKLLPAKKDLDKAIELDNDNPVYYENRYSILFDLKKYQEAQNDLLKVISLGNSDLDIYASLALTYDVLNNYSKAAEYYDLVLQKSPKQRVVLGNYAYALFELNQIPKSIEMFERALVLDPSEIDVLVGLATLYHLDGKESKSEEIVKDIKTKTSYQLNKNLLQTLEKEDYKFSSKFKSAWEKLF, translated from the coding sequence ATGATTAAAACAATAAATGTACTGCTATTGACTTGTCTGTTAACGGCAAGCCATGTACTATCTGCACAAGAGAAAGAAGCTAATGTCGCCACGACAGCGGAAGTTGTAGTGCCAGAAGTAAGCTCTCTAAGTAATTCTAGCGATGACTCATACCAAGTCGCATGGGATCTTTACAAGGCGGAAAAGTATGAGGAAGCCCTAAAAGTTATCAATAAACTTATCGCTAAAGATAAAGGGAATGTGGCATATTATCAGGTAAAATGTTACATTCTGATTGGCTTAAAGAGAAATGCGGATATCATTACAACAGCAACTAAAGGACTTGAATTGGATGCTGAATATCATTCTTTTTATGATATTCGTGGAAATACCTATTATTTTGATTTGAAACCAGAATTAGCGAGATCCGATTATCAAAAGATGATCCAACTCAAACAAGATAATGCGCGGTATTTTAACAATTTTCTGAAATTACTTAATGAAATGCGTAAGGATGATGACATGATAAATGTGTTTGAGCTTTTTGAGAATAGTGTTAAAAGTGGAGAAGATATTGAAGAGCCTCACTATATCGCAGATGTTTATTTTTATGGAGCATTGGCTTATCAACGCAAAAAGGATAATTTAAAAGCGGTTGAACTTCTGAGCAAAGCAATTGAAAATTCTCCTGAGGCCGCTATGTACTATAATAATAGGGGCTTGATTTTTCAAGATCTGGAGAAATTATTACCAGCAAAGAAAGATTTGGATAAAGCTATTGAATTGGATAATGACAATCCTGTTTATTATGAAAATAGATATTCTATTCTTTTTGATTTAAAGAAATATCAGGAAGCTCAAAATGATTTGTTGAAAGTTATTAGTTTAGGTAATTCGGATTTAGATATATATGCATCATTAGCGCTGACCTACGATGTTCTTAATAATTATTCAAAAGCAGCTGAATATTATGATTTGGTTTTACAAAAAAGTCCAAAACAACGAGTTGTGCTTGGTAATTATGCTTATGCTTTATTTGAATTGAATCAAATCCCGAAATCAATTGAAATGTTTGAGCGTGCGCTTGTTTTAGATCCCTCGGAGATAGATGTTTTAGTAGGTCTCGCGACCTTGTATCATTTGGATGGAAAAGAGTCTAAATCTGAAGAGATCGTTAAAGACATCAAGACAAAAACGAGTTACCAATTAAACAAAAATCTATTACAAACGCTAGAGAAAGAAGATTATAAGTTCTCTTCAAAGTTTAAATCGGCTTGGGAAAAACTATTTTAA
- the pyrF gene encoding orotidine-5'-phosphate decarboxylase — protein MTRAELIQQIKIKKTFLCVGLDTDITKIPEHLLAEEDPIYAFNKAIIDATADLCVAYKPNIAFYESYGVKGWQSLQKTWAALPKDCLSIADAKRGDIGNTSKMYAQAFFDEKQSGLGFDSITIAPYMGNDSVTPFLDFEGKWAIVLALTSNQGSLDFQNFENASGTQLFEQVIDKVNTWGTIENLMYVVGATRGEGFIKIREHAPEHFLLVPGVGAQGGSLQDVCQYGMNKDCGLLVNSTRGIIYASNGLDFAEKAREEALKLQKEMEAELIKAGIIN, from the coding sequence ATGACAAGAGCAGAACTTATTCAACAGATCAAAATAAAGAAGACATTTCTTTGTGTTGGCTTGGATACAGATATCACGAAAATACCTGAACATTTATTGGCTGAGGAAGATCCAATTTATGCTTTTAACAAAGCAATTATTGATGCTACAGCAGATTTATGTGTTGCTTATAAGCCCAATATCGCTTTTTATGAAAGCTATGGAGTTAAAGGGTGGCAATCACTACAGAAAACTTGGGCTGCTTTGCCTAAAGATTGCTTGAGTATTGCGGACGCCAAGCGTGGGGATATTGGAAATACATCAAAAATGTATGCTCAGGCCTTTTTTGATGAGAAGCAATCCGGATTAGGTTTTGATTCGATTACTATTGCTCCTTACATGGGAAATGATTCTGTAACTCCTTTTTTGGATTTTGAAGGAAAATGGGCGATTGTATTGGCATTGACCTCTAATCAAGGAAGTTTGGACTTTCAGAATTTTGAAAATGCTTCAGGGACACAATTATTTGAACAGGTGATTGATAAGGTAAATACCTGGGGAACGATCGAAAATTTGATGTACGTAGTGGGGGCCACCCGTGGAGAGGGATTCATCAAAATCCGTGAACATGCACCAGAACATTTTCTATTGGTACCTGGAGTTGGTGCTCAAGGTGGTTCTCTTCAAGATGTTTGTCAGTACGGAATGAACAAAGATTGTGGTCTTTTAGTGAATAGTACGCGTGGAATAATTTATGCTTCTAATGGGCTCGATTTTGCTGAAAAAGCACGAGAAGAAGCTCTGAAATTGCAAAAGGAAATGGAAGCTGAATTAATTAAAGCTGGAATTATCAACTAG
- the panB gene encoding 3-methyl-2-oxobutanoate hydroxymethyltransferase, translating into MSVNKEIKRITTVQVQEMKHRQEKIAMLTGYDFTMAKALDEGGIDIILVGDSAANVFAGYETTLPITLDQMIYHAASVVRGTNRAMVLVDLPFGEYQGSVDQAYQSAVRVMKESGAHALKLEGGLEIIDNIKKIINAGIPVCGHLGLTPQAINKFGSFGVRAKEETEAEKLKADALALQEAGCFAIVLEKIPATLTAEVTASLHIPIIGIGAGHDCDGQVLVVNDMLGMTKGFKPKFLRQYANLYQGITDAVGQYVADVKAISYPNDDEQY; encoded by the coding sequence ATGTCTGTAAACAAAGAAATAAAACGTATCACAACAGTACAAGTACAGGAGATGAAACATCGTCAAGAAAAAATAGCGATGTTAACGGGTTATGATTTCACAATGGCAAAAGCACTTGACGAAGGTGGAATCGACATTATTTTAGTCGGAGATTCTGCTGCCAATGTATTTGCAGGTTATGAAACCACATTACCTATCACATTGGACCAAATGATTTATCATGCTGCATCTGTTGTCCGAGGTACAAATAGAGCTATGGTTTTAGTAGATCTTCCATTTGGTGAATACCAAGGCAGTGTTGACCAAGCATACCAATCTGCAGTACGTGTCATGAAAGAATCTGGAGCACATGCATTGAAATTGGAAGGTGGACTCGAAATTATAGATAACATCAAAAAAATTATAAATGCAGGTATTCCCGTTTGTGGTCATCTGGGATTAACCCCACAAGCCATTAACAAATTTGGTAGTTTTGGCGTACGCGCAAAAGAAGAGACGGAAGCCGAAAAACTAAAAGCAGATGCCTTAGCTCTTCAAGAAGCAGGATGTTTTGCAATTGTATTGGAAAAAATTCCAGCGACACTAACAGCAGAAGTAACTGCCTCTTTACACATCCCAATCATTGGTATTGGAGCAGGTCACGATTGTGATGGACAAGTGCTTGTGGTAAATGATATGTTAGGAATGACAAAGGGGTTTAAACCAAAATTCTTAAGACAGTATGCCAACTTGTATCAAGGAATAACGGATGCAGTTGGACAATATGTAGCTGATGTGAAAGCTATAAGCTATCCAAATGATGACGAACAATATTAG